The genomic window CTTGTCTAACCTTCACAAGGCCTGCGATGCCTGGTTCCTTACAGTTGCTGTGATAGAAGAAGGCCTTCTCTCCCAGCTTCATTGTTCTCAGGAAGTTCCGAGCCTGTTCCAGGGTGAAGAACAAGCAATTGTCTTTTTTAGAACATTCTAAGAAACACTTTCCCCACAAGAGGTCAAATTCCTATCCACAACAGGTGGGGCTCTTGAGGAACTTCCTTTTCAAGCAAGAGAAGGAATACATACTACTTATTTCTCTGCTAAAACAGAAGAATATGTAACCAAAATATATCCTAACATTGGCTAGGAAATGGATTGCATTCAATTGAGAATTTTGAGGCCTCATTTGAAAACACCCTAATAATGGTTACTTGTGGGCAGATACTGCTTTGGGGAAAAGGTTCTGAGGTCTAGGATACTCAGGAAAAAAAAGGCTATTTTTCCCCATTCTATCCCAAATGTCCTTCTCCATACCTGGTAGTTTCGAACACCATCCCAGCATGCTGTCTGTCTGGGCTGGGCTTTGAGATCCTCAATGCCAAACTGCTCAAGATAGTAATAATAAGAGAATGTTAGGAGTTGGATgtgtaagaaaataatttatcaaaGGCTTCTTGGTTCCTCTACCTGTTGTCACAGGCATTAGGGCTCTGAGGAAACAAGACTGCTTCCTTCTTCCCATTCCCAAGGTTctatgaaaggaaattcttggttctcttctaTTGAGTTTGCCCTTTGTGAAAAGGGAAgcctttgttctcttttcctagttggagttaacactttggaataacaataacttaaatactcttacttagtacctcactagactgaagacaggattaactctcctttgtctacttttgaattaatcaccaaaaaaaaatactcccatacttaaccctaaagtaagggagGTCCATaaactcttactcctaggaggagagttaacacctttagaggtaAGAAGCCAGCAAAatacttggaagagctccacccttttttataactcaaacagccagaaacttttgaattcttttaagagttcacacactcaAAAACATGTGAATCCAAAGGTGAGAACTCAGAGGTGtaacaattttggaaaatgtgaTTGGCCTCTGTGAAGATGGGCGGggataggaaaccaccataaatGCCACAAAATCCTTCAGTTGGGAGGCTGGTGAAGTTGAGTCTAATGGAGaatgtctcctggagatagtcttggAGGGAACCTCATTGGAGATTGTAGTGTGAATCCTGACATCAACTtaagactctgactcctggactacttggttgggtgagtgaaaaggctaactcctttcctagtttcctaagagactagattccatcttggaggaggccatgtgattACTCACAAccagccctcctggctgaggactagtataggtttTTTTCTCTAACaccttttacatttctctactttattgtttcccctctattttggtaaataaactgctTCTAACAGTTCACCCATCAAGATGACTAGATCCATGGGGACGCTGAGCCAAATATTCCACCTCCTTCTATTTCCTTCAATCTATTCCTATGCATTCTCTCTCGGAGCCTAATTTTTAGGTACAGGACCCTACAACAGACTTCCACAGCCTTGGCATACTTGTCAAAAGCAACACGTTGGTTGCCATTAGGGCCttcaggaaaaatagaaaaataggttTGAATTCTTgactctttttcttcatctctctccccCATCAGCACTGCCTCTTTCCCTGCCTCTCTACACACAGACTGCCACCAGTTACTTTCATTATATAAAGCAACGTGGAACAGGCTACTGCCCAAATAGCCAGTGTTccaaaattattataattgtcattttatcattttccctaAAAACAAGATTATTCAACTTATTCCTCACTTTAATCTGGCTTAACCTTGAATGACTTATTGCTGTTCCCCAAAATCAAATACATTCTCCAAGAATGAAAATTTGCCATGTATGAAGATATTCCTAAGAATGTGGGATAGGTTCTGGAGGCCAATTCAATAGAGGAGGCCCCAAGATGTTCTAAACAATGAGAACATCCCTCTAATAAATGTGTGGCCTCATGTAGATAGCTAAGGCCTGCTACTTGGGCCCTGAAGCTCCGGACATAAACTGGGGAGAGAGCAAGAGATGGTGGTATAattcaggaaggcctgggtttaaAGCCCACCTTTGATATAATCACTGTGGGACCTTGGGGCAATCCCTGGGCTTTAGtctcctctcctgtaaaatgaggggatttgatTAGATGGCCCCGAAGACTTTCAGCCCTAGGTCAACAATCCCACAATCATCCTAGTACATGTCCCAGGTCTTCTCAGCTACCTGGAACAGCATGTTTGATGATATGGAAACTTCTCAGACTGTGGCCCTAGCATCAACTCCTCTTTCCTGGTTTCCTGCcccagagagaagaggaagatggCAACCTAACATTACTTTCTGAGGTAGCCCACatagaagggagggaaatggCCTTGTTTCCTTATTTCTGCCCCAAGTCTTCTGGTTTGCTTAGAAGCAGCAATATAGAGTCAACTCTTAACTGCCCTTGCTAATGGACAGGAACAGCAACTTAGATAATTCAAAAGATAAAATGATTGGGATCCCATGTCTTATTTATTAACATTTCATTAtgtcatttattttctaaaatattctccatttcatttctctcattattttaaaaactggtttGTGCTTCCTAATACAGACTGACCTGTCATGTAGGGAAGTGCCTGGAAGCCTATTGGGCAGCAGAGGAAAACCAATCCAGGATTAAAAGGTTaccctgagggggcagctgggtggctcagtggattgagagtcaggcctagagacgggaggtcctaggttcaaatctggcttcagacacttcccagctgtgtgaccctgggcaagtcactttacccccattgcctagcccttaccactcttctgccttggagccaatacacagtattgactccaagatggaaggtaagggtttaaaaaaaaaagttaccctGAATAGTGCACCTAGTAGACAGCGATGCAATAATAAGTATGCGGTAAGTTTTGCTAAGCAACTCATCCTAACAACGACTTGGGTtaggctttaaggtttgcagagcacttcTGTCAAGAGAGCCCTGGGAGGCAGtacaagtattatctccatttcacaaatgcggaaaactgaggttcagaagatGCTAATTTTGCTCATTCTTTACCCTTGTTCTCATTCCTGCTGTCCTGAGTAGTTTCGTGAGAGAGCCCCACAGACAGGTAAATAGTTAGCCCTCATCCATACGCTCTGATGGAGATGGCTGCCACAGGTCTTACCTTCACATCTATGCCTTTCTCCAGCCGGCTTTCTGGCTCTGATTTCATTAGCCAATAACGGCTTGTCTCATTTCCACTCTCTTTAGTGGCCCGGTTCTTCTCTGGGGAGTCAGAGGTCTTTGCTTCTCCCAATGGCTCAGCTGGAATCTCAGCCTTGTTGGCTTTGACAAGTTTACCTGCTGGCGCCTCTGTTTCTACAAAAAGAGGACGCAAGGACTTGCCGTGCTTCTTAGttgtatccccccccccaaaccctggAAATCCTGGTCTCCTCTCCACATAAATAACACAACTCCCTCAAGACCAAGGAGACATCCATCTCTGCTAAAGCTATCCCTACCCATTCCAGTCCATAATGATGTCActtctctgaatttccttctgccTCAACAGCCTATTCAACATAACAAATATGAGGgcctggggacacaaagaaacaCACAACACGGGCTCTAATCTCAAGAAATTAGTAATCCGATTGTATAAAAATAAGTACAATACGAGAAGGAATAGGATAAATAGATTCAGTCAATACACTATGAAGAGGAAAAAGATCCCTttcagctaggtggcgcagtggatagtgTTGGCCAAAAAGACTTCTAccagagttcaaaactggcctcaggctagctgggtgacctgggcAAGACCCTGTTTACCTCCATGTCCTCAACTGCAAAGTGAACTGGAGAacgaaaaggcaaaccactctaatatctttgccaagaaaaatagggcataactgaaaaacaattaaaacttgAGCTAGAAGAATCAAGGAAAGCTTCATTAGAATAAACCTCAAAGGAGGGGAAGGATTCACAGATGTAAATAAGGAGAAATCTGCAGGAGCAGGAACAATGATGAGACTGAGGTGAGTAAGAATTGGGTCAGAGTCACGAGAGAAAGGTATATTAGATCCAGGCAATAGAAAGCCATAAATGTCAAGATCggtcagggcagctgggtggattaATAGCCAGGACTAGAGTTGGGtgattgtgggttcaaatctggcctcagatgcttcccagctatgtgaccctgggcaagtcacttgaccgcctactgctagcccttacctctcttctgccttaaaccAATTCATAGGATTTATCCCAAAacaagaaggtatgggttaaaaaaaatctcagcaaGCATTTTTCATGAACCTACCACGTGCCAGGTATTAGCTAggtaatgggagaaaaaaaatgaaacatcccCTTCCTTGTGAGAGCTTACATATATTTACtctcaaaatatatacaaaataattccaAGGTCTGCTGTTTATTCAGTAGACCAGCAGGGGCCACCAAAATCTTCAGTGCAGAAATGCTTCACTTTTGTTCCTGAATCCCCAGAACCTTGTACAACACCTGGCAGAAAGTCTGTGGTTAATAAATCCTTAATGATTGACTAATAATTAAGCAGCATAAGGGGTAGCAGGTGAAGATTTTTTAGTTGGTACCCATAACTTGGTAAATTACTAAATTTCTTGTGTGCTGGTTTATTTCCCTAAGTTTCTGTGGCCTAATGTTTAACACACTGGCATCCTAAACCAGGGATTTGGGTTCGAGTCCTATCTGGGATGTGTAGTTTTatggcaactaggtggcagaggatatagtgccaggcctggagttaggcaagattcatctttctgctttcaaatcttgcctcaggcacttagtagctgtgtggaaatttcctcatctgttaaatgaacataaagaaatgacaagcagttCCAACAAACAAGTCACAAAGAGACAGCCTCAACttaaacaattgaacaacagaaGAACAATACCTCATCTGTCTTTTGTGCACCCTCACAGAGCTGGACAAACAAGACCTCAATAAAGATTTGTTAAGTGGAAAGAGAGATGATGTTCAAGGCTAGGAAAAGAGAGCAATTAGAATATAGTTCTGTGTCCCTGGAATGATTTAGAGACAAGGAATATGTCTCAATTTTCTATGATAATAGAGTggtgaaaaaaaatcatcttaatAATGTATACAAAACCTTttgcaaactttttaaaaaggctCAATTTAATGTcagctttaattattattattaaaatgcaaAAGTCTGTTGCATTTGACTTTGGAatgtgttatattattattatttttttttttgctaacacTAGATTTATTCTTCCGATTATAATTTGAGAACAGGCATTGTGGTATTTGCCTGGGAGTCAAACGTTCTCTGGGTTCGAGTGCTGCTTTTGATACATCttaccagtgtgaccctggacaaaccaaGTAACCTCTGGGGGTCCTCAAGCAACTAAGACTATAAGTCAGAGTTGACAACCTCCATCCATGAAGGGCTCAACCTGAAAGCATTGCTCAACAAAGATGTGATCACAGAACTGAAACCCCTGCACCCCTCCCAAAAGTTTGCTTAAAATGATTAATGTAAAAACACTATGAAAAGTACTATTATTAGCAATTAAAAACTGGATCTTCATTGCTATAGAGAACATGGTAAGACTATAATTCACAGAAAAGCTACTGAAAGCTGCATCTATGGGAGGAAGTTTTCCTTCACAGATAAACTCATGGATCACAAATCTGACCaataatgtataagaatattGGCTTCTCAAGTGGCAGAGCTGCCCTTGGCCAGATAAGAAACAAATTCAGAGACAATAAATAATTTGCATACTGTCACACAGAAAATgacagaagcagaatttgaattaaTGTCTTCTGATTCCCAGGCTAGTTCTATTGTCCCTATAccaaggtactattattattgttgttttaaatttcACTGTCTAATGTCTTTAATGAAGTCATTTTTCCTGTATTATTTCAGTGGTTCTATAAATGTTATACCTATGTGATGGGTTTATGATAATAATTTAAATCAACTGGCTATGTTCTTAATAGAAAGTTGTAGCACAAATAagctaataaaaaaataagatgtttGTTTTAtgaatgtatataaaatacttaaattgTGAAATGAAACTTAAAATGTGATTACTTAAAAAACCACCTCATACTTTTGAGTATTCATAGGAGAGTCAATGGAAAGATACTTTATATTCTTGAATACTTTCTCATGGAATTTGGAatgtagccagaaagaaactctTGGCCTTGCTGGGGTTAGATAATTAATCTACTTTGATAGTAAAAGGACTTTGTTGCTTATCCTTATAGCTCTTGTTTTGTGACATTCATTTATGGAAGTagaattttttattgcattaaagtttctgaaattaaaaaaatattggtttcttctttttaataataatagctgaatttaaaatattgctttaattattttaaggaaaaataggtATTACTGATGCCTTTCTGAAACATCACAATCATTTCTGGATATATATCAAAATCGTTCCCtccctttaaaatatttgaaccctttgaagaaaaataatgtggttgtatctgccaaaaaaaactagatctaattacctatggaaagaaaaattttacACCCAGGTGATCCTCTTCCTTGTCAATTCTAACCCCTTCCATATGTTCTCTTGAACACCTCTCTATGGGATTCCATTAAATTTACTCTTCCTCTGACAACTACATTCAATCTTCAATTCTTAAATGGTTCTTTCCCCTCTACCTGAAAATATGCACAGGTCTCTTCTATCCTTAAACCAAAAAATCTTCCCTTGATCCTGCTACATATTCaagttaattttttcctctttactgTCAAAACTGTTTATACTTCATGTATACATTTCTTCATGATTTAAAAGCCTTGAAATCTGGCTTTCTGCCACTGCCACTCTACTTTCCATTTCATGTTCATTAATGATGATCTGTCAATCACCAAATTCAACACCATTTCTTAATCTTCATTCTCCCAAATGATTGGTCTGTGGGCCCCATCTCCAAACAGTGATTCATACTGTTTCTTCCCTCCTGCCTCCAACCTGTCAAAAATCATAGAATCCCAGAGTTGGATCAGGTTTTAGGGGTTGACCCAGTCTAAACTCTTATTCAAAACATGAATCCATACTTGTTTCCAGCACCCTGACAAATGTTGTCCATATTCAGCTAAAGAATAACCTTTGACTTTTACTCCTCATGAAGAGGTCTCTGACTTTTTTGgccagctctaattattagattTGTTGACAGGatactaaaaagcagaggcaTCTTTCTGACAAAGGTCCATTAAGTCaaagttatggtttttttcccccccagtaatgtatggctgtgagagttggactataCAGAAGGCTGAGCACTGCAGAAGTGACACCTTGAAATTATGGTAATGGAGATTTTTGAGGGgtccttggacagcaaggagatgaAATCagttaatacttaaagaaattaactcAGACAATAAGAACAAATACAGAAGCTGAAACTTAAAAACTTTGactacataatgagaagacaagactcaCTAGAAAAGATTGATGTTGGAAACAATTGAAGACAAAAAGAAGAGGGGATTGAAATGGATAGTATCATGGAAGTAACAAACATGAACTTGGGGTGAATGTGAAATTCCCTATCCCCCTCACAATTACATCAGTATCAGCAGATTttccaaaattcaattattttgatATATTAGAGCAGCAGTTTTTTCACAATTTAGTTATTTTTGTGATCATAGATCTTAAACTTTTCTGAGAATAATCAAGATATAATTCTATCTGGAGTATTTTCTGTATCTGAATCATATATGATTCTACAGTAAGCATTTTTAGTAGTTTAGTCCTTTTGGAAATGAATCAGTATTCAATTAATAGTTCAGTCCTGTTGGAACCAAATTAGTATACGATTATAagtattaaatatttctaaaaatagtaATCACTTAATTCTGAAAGAATTATTTCTAAGAAGAATCATATAGCAGGCATAAAGTTTTCTGACACTTCTCCACCCTATGTTCTACTGTGTGAAGTTGTGGTTCAAAAACACCATGTTACCtgatttttccatctcttttactctattttttatttttattttatgtgattCATCCTTGGGTAACTATAAATATATCTGAAAAGCTATTATATCTTTTATACAAGTTTTGGGGTATATAAGGAGACTATTCACAAGGCACTGGGTCTTTGCTTGCCAACCAGAGTCTagctttattgtgagaccagccctctctcaataaacctatttctttttggcttggagactttcaCTTTTTTTGTGTCTCAGCTAATAAATTTTTGCCACattggacagactttgggaaaTAAAAGATATTAGGGCCTAGTGTTCAGATGCAACtggatgactgaacaacaattgttATAAAAGTTTGTGGCTCAAATCAGTTTCCTACCTCTATGCATATAAAACTTACCATTACCTGCTAGAGCATGTGATTTCTCCCTACTCTATAATTTTGTTATTGtctttactgctctcctgccaTGTGCAAACTCTTTTAGTGGATTAGGTTGTAAAGGCCCTAAATCAGAAACTTTTGACCTGCTCACCTTTATAATCCCCACAGAGGAGAAACATTTATTGGGTATAGAAGCCTATTTACATAAGAGGAACACTGAAACCAGCaggaaacaacaataataattactaCCATTAGACTGAAAATTTTCCAGTGGATAATCCACAAATAATCCATTTgttttaaccattccccaaaagaTAGAATCCTTTTGGTTTCTACATTTTTCCTACTCTACAAAGAGCACCTACAAATATTTTGTGAACAtgactccttttcctttcttctatgtCTTTGGGGGTATTTGATAGTGTCTCTGGATCGAAAGGTTTTCACAGTTTATATACTTTAAGGCACAGTTTCCTAGGTGCTTTCCAGAacggctggaccaattcacagttctacaAGAATGCATTAGTATACCTATTTTCCAATCCTCCCAACAACTCTTCCCTTTGTCaattttgccaatctgatagctataaggtggaacctcagagttactttaatttgcatttctctaaaaataACTTGTTGCATTTTTCATGACGatcactataagaaaagagagtAATAACTGCATTCTATCAACAGAACACGAACAAAGGGGCTTTTTAATACGCGGCATATACTCCCTCTTAAGTGCAAAGCTCTCAAAGTAGCTGCCTTCAAGCAGTGTACCAGACAGGTGCCTGGGGTGCTGCCCAAGAGTAGCCGATGACAGCATAGCTACTTACCAGGCTCAGGTGTATCCTGGCATGCTCTCTTCCGTTGCCTCGGCATGCTCCCTCAGCAGGGATCCGGAGAAATGAGAATTCTGGAGCAGGTAAGGCAGCAGACTGACTAGTCCTGGGAAATGTACAAGGCAGaggggaggtggggggtggggaagggattGCGGCAGAGATCAAAGGGGATCTTGCCTGAAAGTTGCAAACAGAAGGTAGAGGGGAAGTTTGAGGTAGTCTGATCGATTTCTGGATACACGAAGGGGATAGAGATGAGAAGCTAATTGTAAAGGATCTCTTAAGTGCAGGAAAGTACGACCACCCAGTGAATAGTACCAGTTCCCTCAGCTCCAACCTCCAATGCTCTCGTCTCGTTCCAGCAGGCCTGACCCATTTTCCCACCGTCATTTCTAACCCTCATTCAAGTGAATAGCAATTCTCTCTTAAGGTCCCAAGCCTGACCACTTTTACCCTCTGCAGCAACTTCGTAACACACGCGGAGACCAGCAGCCTCCAAAGACCACGAGGCCACGCCTAGCGTCCTTTTTAATGACTCTACGTCACTCGCCGGAAGCTGTAGTTCTCGGTCCCTGGCCACAGGACTACAACTCCCAGAATGCCCCGGGGCCTTCTGTCAGCCCAGTCAGCCCCACCTCCCCGGACTTCTGGCAGGTCTGGGTCTGCGAGCTGCCGAGTTATCCCGCAGCCTAGCACTGTAGCAGTAACCGTGACTCGAGAACTAGCGAGAAGGACATGCTGAGACACTGCGTCGGGCGTTTGGGCGCCCAGCTCGACAGCCTGCGCTGGGGGCTCCAAAGTTCAGCCTTGGGAAGAGTCCGGGGGCTTGTGTCCTGCATTGACCGTAAGACTCGGGACTGGGAAGTGCTTGTGCCTGGGTATCATCGGGTACATCTGTCAGGGCTCTAGGCTCGCTGGGTCTCCCTTATCTCCTGCCTTGGCCTGCGCTTCTGTCACCCCAACGGAGAATTGGCCTGGCCCCGTGCTCAGTATGGGGTCGACTGTGGGAGAACTCCGGCCTCATCCGTTAGGACATGTGTGCTCAGGAATTTCGTTTGCAGCCCTCAGGGCCTGTCCGTGCCAGTCTGGGAGTTATGGGTGCGATAGATGACGTCTccatctattattttcctttttctctcctgccACCCCTTTTCCTCAGTGCCCCTAGCCCCTCATCTGGGTTGGGATTCATTCCTCCCTACCCCCATCCACTCCTTTTTACCCACTAATCTGACCCCAAACCACTGCTGAAAAGTGTATTCAGTGGCCTGAAACACACACTCCTCAGTTTGGCATGAAAAGCCTTaatctgatttttgttttttattttgctttttttgtttcctgtttacctttgtatcctcagctttTAGTACAgtgtctaacacatagtagggGCTAGTTGATGACTCCTACAACGTTTAtgtacttatttaatttttttctctcttcaacttCATGCAGGTATCATCCCCCCACCTCACTTCTCACACTTAACTCCTAGCATAGAGCTCTATTAGCTGCCATCTCTTACTGGGTGCTTGCTTTGACTCCCTGACTTTCTTGTTTCCaatctctttccttcccagtTTTTAGTGGTGCCTCCCATGTCAAATTATCTTTGAGCAAATGTATACTTTCAGGAAATGGGAGCTCCCTAAGTATAGGAATTTCACCTTTACCTTCACAGTAATACCTTGAACAGAGTTGGTGCTTATTCAGTGTTGTCTGAATTCACTTTGATTCTTTGTCTGTCGGTGCCTTGGGCTAGAAGTTGCTGCTTTGAAGTGTAAAGAGTGCTAGATGTGAATCTAACTAGACTCTTAATTCCTGCTTTGCCTTTTCCTAtgactgtgaccttgggcataatacttcaacaaacattttgaACCTACCATGTACAGAGCACTAGCCCAATGTGTCAGAAGCACAGTGCTGGGCATAAGCAAAAGTCAAAACACTTCTGGCCATTATGGAACTTGGATTCTAaggtgtgatatatatatatatattttgtttctagttgttttagtcatgtctgactcattgttaccctatttggggttttcttggcaaagatactggagttgtttgccattcccttctctagctcattttacagatgaggaaactgacacaaacaggattaagtgacttcaccagggtcacacagacaactaggaagtacctgaggccagatgtgaatttaggaagataaatcttcctaatCTCAGACCTGACACTCTAACTATATCAACACCTAGCTACCTTtgatataacatatacataagtAAGTAATTATTGAgtaatttgaggaagaagagaacattaGCAATTAGGGAAATTACAGTCTTCATGGACCTGA from Monodelphis domestica isolate mMonDom1 chromosome 4, mMonDom1.pri, whole genome shotgun sequence includes these protein-coding regions:
- the THYN1 gene encoding thymocyte nuclear protein 1 yields the protein MPRQRKRACQDTPEPETEAPAGKLVKANKAEIPAEPLGEAKTSDSPEKNRATKESGNETSRYWLMKSEPESRLEKGIDVKFGIEDLKAQPRQTACWDGVRNYQARNFLRTMKLGEKAFFYHSNCKEPGIAGLVKIVKEAYPDHTQFEKDSPHYDPSSKKDNPKWSMVDVQFIRMTKRFIPLAELKGYYHAHKDIGGPLQNMALFTRQRLSVQPVTQGEFDFVLSLEDKKPS